Proteins encoded by one window of Chondromyces crocatus:
- a CDS encoding alpha/beta fold hydrolase produces MTLPPLHPGLTAKTHTTERLSTHVLANDREGVPVVFIHGNCSTGRFFEDVLVALPEGFRGIAPDLRGYGDSEARGVDATRGLRDYSEDLHALLHHPELGAKGAKVHLVGWSVGGGVVMQYAIDHPEEVASLTLIAPLSPYGFGGTKDTSGTPCFDDFAGSGGGTANPDFVKRLLAGDRSDEADTSPRKVMNQYYFKPPFRVSPEKEDLFVSEILKMKVGDGNYPGEPTESKNWPNVAPGQHGMNNAFAPKHYNASRFAEVNPQPPVLWIRGSEDQIVSDHSLFDLGFLGKLGAVPGWPGEEIVPPQPMVGQTRAVLDAYRARGGSAREEVLPGVGHSPHIEAPAAFLQIFTTFLKEVQ; encoded by the coding sequence ATGACTTTGCCCCCCCTCCACCCCGGTCTCACTGCGAAAACCCATACGACCGAGCGTCTTTCGACGCACGTGCTGGCGAACGACAGAGAGGGGGTGCCGGTGGTGTTCATCCACGGCAACTGCTCCACCGGGCGCTTTTTCGAGGATGTGCTCGTGGCGCTGCCCGAGGGCTTTCGTGGCATTGCACCCGATCTACGTGGCTATGGTGATTCGGAGGCTCGCGGTGTCGACGCCACGCGCGGACTCCGTGATTATTCGGAGGACCTCCACGCATTGCTCCACCACCCTGAGCTCGGCGCGAAAGGCGCGAAAGTCCACCTCGTCGGGTGGTCCGTGGGCGGCGGGGTCGTCATGCAATACGCCATCGACCACCCCGAGGAGGTCGCCTCCCTCACGCTCATTGCGCCGCTCTCGCCCTATGGTTTCGGCGGAACGAAAGACACCTCGGGGACGCCCTGCTTCGACGATTTCGCGGGCTCCGGCGGCGGGACCGCCAACCCGGACTTCGTGAAGCGCCTCCTCGCAGGCGATCGCAGCGATGAGGCCGACACCTCGCCCCGCAAGGTGATGAACCAGTACTACTTCAAGCCCCCTTTCCGGGTCTCGCCAGAGAAGGAAGACCTCTTCGTCTCCGAGATCCTGAAGATGAAGGTGGGCGACGGCAATTACCCTGGTGAGCCCACCGAATCGAAGAACTGGCCGAACGTCGCGCCCGGACAGCACGGCATGAACAACGCCTTCGCCCCGAAGCATTACAACGCCTCTCGCTTTGCGGAGGTGAATCCGCAGCCGCCGGTGCTCTGGATCCGAGGCTCCGAAGATCAGATCGTCTCGGACCACTCCCTGTTCGATCTCGGCTTCCTGGGCAAGCTCGGCGCCGTCCCGGGCTGGCCGGGCGAGGAGATCGTTCCCCCGCAGCCCATGGTCGGCCAGACCCGCGCCGTGCTCGACGCGTACCGCGCGCGAGGTGGCAGCGCCCGCGAAGAGGTCCTGCCTGGCGTCGGCCATTCGCCCCACATCGAAGCCCCAGCGGCATTTCTCCAGATCTTCACCACGTTTCTGAAGGAGGTTCAGTGA
- a CDS encoding flotillin family protein, whose product MEILVVVLVVGLLVVSLLVYTLKSLLVVSSPNEVVILSGSENQVEGRTVGYRSIRGGRAVRIPLLESVDRMDLSNIAVEIWVKGAYSKGGIPLNVNGVAHVKLPGEEPRLSNAVERFLGRSREDIASVARETLEGNVRGVLAQLTPEEANQDKEAFVSKLLDEAEHDMLRMGLILDTLKIQNVTDDANYLNSIGRIRGAKVRMSASVVEATTQAEAAEQKSDNWAKSEIAKLDADLAIAHQETDRRIKDAQSRREAMIAESRGVVLAQIAQARAEIERQKARAVQVERQLEADVIQPEDAERRRMEEEARGDAAKIIELGRAEAQALHSLVEQFQKAGPHAREVLALQQTMPLLSHIVGAQHPVRIQKLSFLPATSGDSSLARQAIATSEQIRAVTGVDLADVAARLGGGPGRTVPPPAALPAPSRPLPSAPPPPRTTPPTAQTRTPSPAKQTT is encoded by the coding sequence ATGGAAATCCTCGTCGTTGTTCTCGTCGTCGGGCTCCTGGTCGTGAGCCTCCTCGTTTACACCCTGAAGAGCCTGCTCGTGGTGAGCTCCCCGAACGAGGTCGTCATCCTCTCGGGCAGCGAAAACCAGGTAGAGGGCCGCACCGTCGGCTACCGCTCGATCCGCGGCGGCCGTGCCGTACGCATCCCCCTGCTCGAGTCCGTCGATCGCATGGATCTCAGCAACATCGCCGTCGAGATCTGGGTGAAGGGGGCCTACTCGAAGGGAGGCATCCCCTTGAACGTGAACGGCGTTGCCCACGTGAAGCTCCCGGGAGAGGAGCCGCGGCTGTCCAACGCCGTCGAACGCTTCCTCGGGCGCAGCCGCGAGGACATCGCGTCGGTCGCCCGAGAGACCCTCGAAGGCAACGTCCGCGGCGTGCTCGCGCAGCTCACGCCTGAAGAGGCGAACCAGGACAAAGAGGCCTTCGTGAGCAAGCTGCTCGACGAAGCCGAGCACGACATGCTCCGCATGGGGCTCATCCTCGACACCCTCAAGATCCAGAACGTCACTGACGACGCCAATTACCTGAACTCGATCGGGCGTATTCGAGGCGCGAAGGTGAGGATGAGCGCCAGTGTCGTCGAGGCCACCACCCAGGCCGAGGCCGCGGAGCAGAAATCCGACAACTGGGCGAAGAGCGAGATCGCCAAGCTCGACGCTGATTTGGCCATCGCCCACCAGGAGACCGACCGGCGCATCAAGGACGCCCAGAGTCGGCGAGAGGCCATGATCGCCGAGTCCCGAGGTGTCGTCCTCGCCCAGATCGCCCAGGCCCGCGCCGAGATCGAGCGGCAGAAGGCGCGCGCAGTGCAGGTCGAGCGCCAGCTCGAAGCCGACGTCATCCAGCCGGAAGACGCCGAACGTCGGCGCATGGAGGAGGAAGCTCGAGGCGACGCAGCGAAGATCATCGAGCTCGGACGCGCCGAAGCGCAGGCCCTGCATAGCCTGGTCGAGCAGTTCCAGAAGGCAGGCCCGCACGCGCGCGAGGTCCTGGCCCTTCAGCAGACCATGCCGCTCCTCTCTCACATCGTCGGCGCGCAGCACCCCGTGCGGATCCAGAAGCTCAGCTTCCTCCCCGCGACCTCGGGTGACAGCTCCCTGGCACGTCAGGCCATTGCCACCTCGGAGCAGATCCGAGCCGTCACCGGCGTCGATCTCGCGGACGTCGCAGCACGGCTGGGCGGCGGACCCGGCCGAACGGTGCCCCCTCCCGCCGCGTTGCCCGCGCCCTCGCGGCCTCTGCCCTCCGCACCGCCACCCCCGCGGACGACCCCACCCACTGCCCAGACGCGGACGCCGAGCCCGGCAAAGCAGACGACATGA
- a CDS encoding 3-oxoacyl-ACP synthase III family protein, with the protein MSTGRFAAIAGTGRYVPERVMTNADVEALLGESVDAWLRERVGIIERHVMSDQETTSDLAAAAARQALERAGVAPEDLDLIIVASDTPDYLSPGTASPLQSKLGARKAGTFDVNCACASWVTALDVGAKTIVADPDYNNVLVVGAYGMTRYVDWKDKYTCTLFADGAGAVVLRASTEPGVFAARLSAHGDFHDALGIYTGGTARPATVEEVTTRGKPRVQFVRKFPATFNSEHWPPLVHGALRKAGLGLDDIQLFLFTQLNLRTIEGMMGILEQPIEKAHWIMDKWGYTGSACIPMALDDAAQQGKIKRGDNIVLCASGGGIAMGAAVVRWTL; encoded by the coding sequence GTGAGCACAGGGCGCTTTGCAGCGATTGCCGGGACGGGTCGATACGTCCCCGAGCGCGTGATGACCAATGCCGACGTCGAGGCCCTGCTGGGGGAGTCGGTCGACGCCTGGCTGAGGGAGCGGGTGGGCATCATCGAGCGACACGTGATGTCGGACCAGGAGACCACCTCCGACCTGGCTGCCGCCGCCGCGCGGCAGGCCCTCGAGCGGGCAGGGGTCGCCCCCGAAGATCTGGATCTGATCATCGTGGCGTCGGACACCCCGGACTACCTGAGCCCCGGGACCGCCTCTCCCTTGCAGTCCAAGCTGGGGGCCCGCAAGGCTGGCACCTTCGACGTGAACTGCGCATGTGCCTCGTGGGTCACGGCCCTCGACGTCGGCGCCAAGACCATCGTCGCCGACCCTGACTACAACAACGTGCTCGTCGTCGGCGCCTACGGGATGACCCGCTACGTCGACTGGAAAGACAAGTACACCTGCACCCTCTTCGCCGATGGCGCCGGCGCCGTCGTGCTGCGCGCGTCCACGGAGCCAGGCGTCTTCGCCGCTCGCCTCAGCGCGCATGGCGACTTCCACGACGCCCTCGGCATCTACACCGGAGGCACCGCCCGACCGGCCACCGTCGAGGAGGTGACGACCCGCGGCAAGCCGCGCGTCCAGTTCGTCCGGAAGTTCCCCGCCACCTTCAACTCCGAGCACTGGCCCCCCCTCGTTCATGGCGCCCTGCGGAAGGCTGGGCTCGGCCTCGACGACATCCAGCTCTTCCTGTTCACGCAGCTCAACCTGCGCACCATCGAAGGGATGATGGGCATCCTGGAGCAGCCGATCGAGAAGGCGCACTGGATCATGGACAAGTGGGGCTACACCGGCTCCGCGTGCATCCCCATGGCGCTCGACGATGCCGCGCAGCAGGGCAAGATCAAGCGGGGCGACAACATCGTTCTGTGCGCGAGCGGCGGTGGAATCGCCATGGGCGCGGCCGTCGTGCGCTGGACGCTCTGA